AAATGGAAAGAGATACTGCTGAATATGTGGAGGGCGGGTGTGATTCTAATCCCCCGGAGATTGATGAGACTTTTTATTACTTAACGTGTCCGTAGGTTCTGTAAGCTGTTTTTTTACTATGAATAAAGATTTTGGATTTACACTAATTGAACTTCTTGTGGTGGTTGCGCTTATTGGTATTCTTACCGCTATAACCCTTCCCTACTTTGGTGACTTTGCCCGAAGCCAAACTCTTAATCAAGGTGTGGAGCAAATTAAATCGGATTTGCGTACAGTTCAAAACAGGGCTCAGAATGGTATTGACAAAAAGGACGGAAGTACGGAATATTTTTGGTGGGGAGTAGATTTTGATTCTGGCTCTGGTAGTTATAGGTTAGTTCAGTCAAGTAATGACGAAAACAACCCTAGTGATGATATTGAGGTGAGAAGAGAAAAAAGTCTCCCGGAGGATGTGGAAGTTCAGAATGATGTTACAATTTGGTATAAGATGGTGACAGTTGAAGTTTATGTTGATAATATTGCTTTAGA
This genomic stretch from Patescibacteria group bacterium harbors:
- a CDS encoding prepilin-type N-terminal cleavage/methylation domain-containing protein; its protein translation is MNKDFGFTLIELLVVVALIGILTAITLPYFGDFARSQTLNQGVEQIKSDLRTVQNRAQNGIDKKDGSTEYFWWGVDFDSGSGSYRLVQSSNDENNPSDDIEVRREKSLPEDVEVQNDVTIWYKMVTVEVYVDNIALDDSTDISVSLGSMSRSVTVTAGGEVN